A window from Salvia miltiorrhiza cultivar Shanhuang (shh) chromosome 2, IMPLAD_Smil_shh, whole genome shotgun sequence encodes these proteins:
- the LOC131012940 gene encoding uncharacterized protein LOC131012940, with the protein MSQNFLLDAAKKYFTAGIVGLTISDRYASFTAVRGPSMSPTFNPHINSSTRSSFDDYVLVEKFCLDKYKFSRGDVVIFRSPSDYKEKHIKRIVGLPGDWIDLPSLDDTVRIPVGHCWVVGDNSACSLDSRSFGPIPLGLICGRVTHIIWPPHRIGGVNKKTNAFA; encoded by the coding sequence ATGTCTCAAAACTTTCTGTTGGATGCAGCCAAAAAGTATTTCACTGCAGGCATAGTTGGCCTCACGATTTCCGACCGATATGCTAGTTTTACAGCTGTTCGTGGTCCATCCATGTCTCCGACTTTCAATCCCCATATTAACAGCTCGACCAGATCTTCATTTGATGACTACGTATTGGTTGAGAAATTCTGCCTTGACAAGTACAAGTTCTCACGTGGCGATGTCGTAATTTTTCGTTCCCCAAGTGATTATAAGGAGAAACACATAAAAAGAATCGTTGGCTTGCCAGGTGACTGGATTGATCTCCCTTCACTTGATGACACTGTGAGGATTCCTGTAGGGCATTGTTGGGTTGTTGGGGATAACTCAGCTTGTAGCCTTGACTCCAGATCTTTTGGCCCGATTCCTCTCGGTTTGATTTGTGGGCGCGTGACGCATATTATCTGGCCACCTCACAGAATTGGTGGAGTTAACAAGAAAACCAATGCGTTTGCCTGA